In the Chroococcidiopsis sp. SAG 2025 genome, one interval contains:
- a CDS encoding GIY-YIG nuclease family protein: MLIKDIQLSELPSVYLLNKDNLPSYAAIYFVSDGTGQILYIGRTVNLVARWREHHRFRQLKRLNRKNQISISWLKCNNDINTLSNLETKFIELYKPPLNWSQVVAPIRRITSVETALQQSLQQLAKFNTMIFGFDSISGEEPPTIYLFYPVYGRRGVSRGIRSALKNINKKASSLKWKKYHTEPKSLGKFGYWETNYKGIRIDLTPAQELVNVMSDSTRRTVAGVELMAFSSQQLEILIENSPDFKEEFSSLEALEEDPIPLELASKLQPCQGNNKNVVEVEPWEELEPMPEGEVRVMSRQFLSVDGVEVEVCANDNGKYFVRHNVYWWIEHRQKNPHPQYNCIIDNLKAAVDRLPTIRWAGYKFRFETIFFNEDDVEVEDILLLPLAMFEELIKDTLRFRSPLKETIQSGEYQPQPNDEANIKLCVWLQHNSLFSLLKSTTNESLSMQ, encoded by the coding sequence ATGCTAATAAAAGATATTCAACTTTCTGAATTGCCATCAGTCTACTTACTAAACAAAGATAATTTACCTAGTTATGCAGCCATCTACTTTGTATCTGATGGTACAGGGCAAATCCTCTATATTGGTAGAACGGTGAATTTAGTTGCTAGGTGGAGAGAACATCATCGATTTAGACAATTAAAAAGATTGAATCGAAAAAATCAAATCAGTATTAGCTGGCTCAAGTGTAATAACGATATAAATACTCTTTCAAATCTTGAAACTAAATTTATTGAGTTGTATAAACCACCGCTAAATTGGTCACAAGTAGTTGCACCGATTAGAAGGATAACTTCAGTTGAGACAGCATTACAACAAAGTCTTCAACAGCTAGCTAAGTTTAATACAATGATATTTGGATTTGACTCAATTTCTGGTGAAGAACCTCCAACAATATATCTGTTCTATCCTGTCTACGGCAGACGCGGTGTATCAAGAGGTATAAGAAGTGCTTTAAAAAATATTAATAAAAAAGCTAGTTCGTTGAAGTGGAAAAAATATCATACAGAGCCTAAATCCCTTGGCAAATTTGGATATTGGGAAACGAATTACAAAGGTATAAGAATAGATTTAACCCCAGCTCAGGAATTAGTCAATGTGATGTCTGATTCAACTCGCAGAACTGTAGCTGGTGTAGAGCTGATGGCTTTTAGTAGTCAGCAGTTAGAAATACTGATAGAAAACTCACCAGATTTTAAAGAAGAATTCTCTAGTCTGGAGGCTTTGGAGGAAGATCCGATCCCCCTAGAGCTTGCTAGCAAACTTCAGCCTTGTCAAGGGAATAATAAGAATGTTGTTGAAGTTGAACCGTGGGAGGAATTAGAACCAATGCCAGAAGGTGAAGTTAGAGTAATGAGCCGCCAGTTTTTATCTGTGGATGGTGTGGAAGTGGAGGTTTGTGCTAATGACAATGGAAAGTATTTTGTTAGGCACAATGTTTACTGGTGGATAGAACACAGACAGAAAAATCCTCATCCACAGTATAATTGCATAATAGATAACTTGAAGGCAGCAGTAGATAGACTGCCTACCATTAGATGGGCTGGATATAAGTTTAGATTTGAGACTATTTTTTTCAATGAAGATGATGTAGAAGTAGAGGATATCCTACTACTACCATTAGCTATGTTTGAAGAGCTTATAAAAGATACATTAAGATTTAGAAGCCCTCTAAAAGAGACAATTCAAAGTGGCGAATATCAACCGCAGCCAAATGACGAGGCAAATATAAAATTATGTGTTTGGTTACAACATAATTCATTGTTTTCGCTACTCAAGTCTACAACAAATGAATCACTCTCGATGCAATAA